A stretch of the Coprobacillus cateniformis genome encodes the following:
- a CDS encoding alpha/beta fold hydrolase, with translation MSYFKYQSKNIFYQVIGEGEPLLFLHGDTASSKMFEMILPLYQDCFQCILIDFLGNGQSDRVKEFPIQLWEDQALQTIALLEHLSYDRVHLLGTSGGAYVALHVVMKKPELIGKVIADSFDGRTLREGFADDLLAERNFSIKDADAKLFYEWCQGEDWLSVVEANTRSLVSLAQSQEPLFHDSFESIKNPLLLIGSLNDEMLGQNLKDEFDDILKDVMHGSSYLFKDGQHPTVLSRAEEVAQIVKDFI, from the coding sequence ATGTCATATTTTAAATATCAATCAAAAAATATTTTTTATCAGGTTATAGGGGAAGGAGAACCATTATTATTCCTTCATGGAGATACAGCATCATCAAAGATGTTTGAGATGATTTTACCTTTATATCAAGATTGTTTTCAATGCATTTTGATAGATTTTTTAGGGAATGGACAATCAGATAGAGTGAAAGAATTCCCAATTCAATTATGGGAAGATCAAGCTTTGCAGACAATTGCTCTATTGGAACATTTATCTTATGATAGAGTTCATCTTTTAGGAACAAGTGGAGGGGCATATGTTGCACTTCATGTTGTTATGAAAAAACCAGAACTTATTGGAAAGGTGATTGCTGATAGTTTTGATGGAAGAACTTTAAGAGAAGGTTTTGCTGATGATTTGCTGGCTGAAAGGAATTTCTCTATAAAAGATGCAGATGCTAAACTTTTTTATGAATGGTGTCAGGGTGAAGATTGGTTGTCGGTTGTGGAGGCGAATACAAGATCACTTGTTTCATTAGCACAATCACAAGAACCGCTTTTTCATGATTCATTTGAGAGTATAAAAAATCCACTTTTACTGATTGGGAGTCTTAATGATGAAATGCTAGGACAAAATCTCAAAGATGAATTTGATGATATCCTCAAAGATGTTATGCATGGGAGTTCATATTTGTTTAAAGATGGTCAACATCCAACTGTTCTTAGTCGTGCTGAAGAGGTTGCACAAATTGTGAAAGACTTTATATGA
- the trpS gene encoding tryptophan--tRNA ligase, giving the protein MKRMLSGIKPTGRVTLGNYIGAIKPFVSYQDEYEMFIFIANLHSMTIYQEPKELRQNTKDLIALYIAAGLDPEKVTLFLQSDVLEHAQLGWYLGCMVSMGELSRMTQYKDKASKNEVIGAGIFNYPSLMNADILMYDPDYVPVGEDQKQHVELCRDVAEKFNSRYSETFKLPEPLIAKVGGRIMDLQNPTKKMSKSDEAGKGTIYILDDINVSKKKIKSAVTDSDGYIHYDPENKPGISNLLEIYSIISERSIDDIEKQYDGKGYGEFKTDLAEIVGAELEKIQARYKEITTGSYLDDVLEAGANKARPIARKKLAKVERKIGITIKKK; this is encoded by the coding sequence ATGAAAAGAATGTTAAGTGGAATTAAACCAACAGGTCGTGTGACTTTAGGAAATTATATTGGTGCTATAAAACCATTTGTTTCTTATCAAGACGAGTATGAGATGTTTATCTTTATTGCAAATTTACACTCTATGACAATTTATCAAGAACCAAAGGAACTCAGACAAAATACAAAAGATTTGATTGCTCTTTATATTGCAGCAGGGTTAGATCCAGAAAAAGTGACTCTCTTTTTGCAATCAGATGTTTTAGAACATGCACAACTTGGTTGGTATTTAGGATGCATGGTATCTATGGGAGAATTATCTCGGATGACACAATATAAGGATAAAGCATCTAAAAACGAAGTTATTGGTGCAGGTATTTTCAATTATCCTTCACTTATGAATGCAGATATCCTGATGTATGACCCTGATTATGTGCCAGTTGGGGAAGATCAAAAACAACACGTAGAACTATGTAGAGATGTTGCTGAGAAATTCAATTCACGTTATAGTGAAACTTTTAAACTTCCAGAGCCATTAATTGCAAAAGTTGGTGGAAGAATAATGGATTTACAAAATCCAACAAAGAAAATGTCTAAATCGGATGAAGCTGGTAAAGGTACAATTTATATTCTAGATGATATAAATGTTTCAAAAAAGAAAATTAAATCAGCTGTTACAGATAGTGATGGGTATATCCATTATGATCCTGAAAACAAACCTGGTATTTCTAACTTGCTAGAGATTTACTCAATTATATCTGAACGTTCAATTGATGATATTGAAAAACAATATGATGGTAAAGGATATGGTGAATTTAAAACTGATTTAGCTGAGATTGTAGGAGCAGAACTTGAGAAAATTCAAGCACGTTATAAAGAAATTACAACAGGAAGCTATTTGGATGATGTTCTAGAAGCTGGAGCCAACAAAGCAAGACCTATTGCAAGAAAAAAACTTGCAAAAGTAGAAAGAAAAATAGGAATTACTATCAAGAAGAAATAA
- a CDS encoding CDP-alcohol phosphatidyltransferase family protein, with protein MAKIPHIITSLRILLSGMLLGIEPFSPFFLLIYFLCGLSDICDGYLARRLHVASDFGTLLDSLADLFFICISMFIFVPLFKWQEWMIDILVMISIGRMITIVIGFYRYRQFVFHHTVLNKITGLYLWSFPILCLCLGLNVYMIIASVLATLSMIEDMIMMMKCKTLIRDRKGLWEREK; from the coding sequence ATGGCGAAGATTCCTCATATCATAACAAGCTTAAGAATTTTATTATCAGGCATGTTGTTAGGAATTGAACCTTTCTCACCATTCTTTTTACTTATTTATTTTTTGTGTGGATTAAGTGATATTTGTGATGGTTATCTAGCAAGGCGATTACATGTTGCAAGTGATTTTGGAACATTGCTGGATAGTCTTGCAGACCTATTTTTTATATGTATATCAATGTTTATTTTTGTTCCACTTTTCAAGTGGCAAGAATGGATGATAGATATTCTTGTTATGATATCGATAGGTCGGATGATAACAATTGTAATTGGTTTTTATCGATATCGACAATTTGTTTTTCATCATACTGTTCTTAATAAAATAACAGGGTTATATTTATGGAGTTTTCCAATACTATGTTTATGTCTTGGATTAAATGTTTATATGATTATTGCAAGTGTTTTAGCAACGTTATCAATGATTGAGGATATGATTATGATGATGAAATGTAAAACATTGATAAGAGATAGAAAAGGTTTATGGGAACGAGAAAAGTAA
- a CDS encoding helix-turn-helix transcriptional regulator: MLGEKLMRLRKKHGYSQQEVADLISVTRQTISNWESDQGIPTLDKARMLANLYNVSLDDLTENDVEVIIKEKAKKDLHALFSLVGQTCILECSDGSLLFDTTTTPKAKIIDMNEDWIKIQYQRKSAGSLFKKETVTKLVDLATVNGFEVVEEKI, from the coding sequence ATGTTAGGTGAGAAATTAATGCGATTAAGAAAAAAACATGGATATAGTCAACAAGAGGTAGCTGATTTGATTTCAGTGACAAGACAGACTATTTCTAATTGGGAAAGTGATCAAGGAATTCCAACTTTAGATAAAGCGAGAATGCTTGCTAATCTCTATAATGTGAGTTTAGATGATTTAACTGAGAATGATGTAGAGGTTATTATTAAGGAGAAAGCAAAGAAAGATCTGCATGCTTTGTTTTCTTTGGTTGGACAAACATGTATATTAGAATGTAGTGATGGTTCGTTATTGTTTGATACAACAACGACTCCTAAGGCTAAAATTATTGATATGAATGAGGATTGGATTAAAATTCAATATCAAAGAAAGAGTGCAGGTTCATTGTTTAAAAAGGAAACTGTGACAAAACTAGTTGATTTGGCAACAGTGAATGGTTTTGAAGTTGTGGAGGAAAAGATATGA